Proteins encoded together in one Ictidomys tridecemlineatus isolate mIctTri1 chromosome 3, mIctTri1.hap1, whole genome shotgun sequence window:
- the Ndufv3 gene encoding NADH dehydrogenase [ubiquinone] flavoprotein 3, mitochondrial isoform X1: MAASLVLRRGRAGPLKTMLLEARVFRGFASTASLCAESGKNEKGHSLNPKKQSPPKNVVEPKERVKPLTPQTAAAPPDSLSPPRPPLPCGSRGGTLASPHPSGSRLLSEEGPLQRFSRKTLVEFPQKVLPAFQEQGSDSKVHQVPGHQRDDSSSSSSSSSSSSSSSSDSESDEEGDVPEVSPPGVSKGKGQFSKPEATRPFEKKDPKATASAKENTGVQRPPVDVTYPGQPHPLKKTGPSTKSVKDRKEAKPKPTTPSSQASEEILKKNVKKEELQKIFSSNETDEESQKPFDVQDTLPGHTKAGPSTQQSGRPVFAVQTEEARARDQLPAAAPGAQGRRLEPQVPGPGGKASSPPAREENVGKQVTERHSKAKGGILEDQVPVRDEKKADVSGEKAAGPQPEERGQATEDAAPCREAQGHTQEPAQAPAPPKPNDTTTYKNLQHHDYNTYTFLDLNRDLSQFRMPQPSSGRESPRH; this comes from the exons ATGGCTGCTTCGCTGGTGCTGCGGCGAGGACGAGCTGGGCCGCTGAAG ACTATGCTCCTAGAAGCACGAGTATTTCGAGGATTTGCCTCTACAGCTTCTCTCTGTGCAGAATCAGGGAAGAATGAAAAGGGACATTCACTAAATCCCAAGAAGCAAAGTCCACCAAAAA ATGTAGTGGAACCAAAGGAGAGGGTCAAGCCACTAACCCCCCAGACTGCAGCTGCACCGCCTGACAGCCTGTCTCCACCCCGTCCTCCCCTGCCATGTGGGAGCAGAGGCGGGACACTAGCTAGCCCCCACCCCAGTGGCAGCAGGCTGCTCTCAGAGGAAGGGCCCCTGCAGCGTTTTTCGAGGAAGACTTTGGTAGAATTTCCTCAAAAGGTCCTGCCTGCATTCCAAGAACAGGGTTCTGACTCCAAGGTTCATCAGGTTCCTGGGCACCAGAGGGACGActcgtcctcctcctcttcctcctcctcctcctcctcatccagCTCCTCCGATTCAGAGTCTGACGAGGAGGGGGATGTCCCAGAAGTTAGTCCCCCAGGGGTGAGCAAAGGCAAGGGACAGTTTTCAAAGCCAGAGGCCACCCGCCCCTTTGAGAAGAAAGACCCCAAAGCCACGGCATCTGCAAAAgagaatactggggtgcagaggccaCCCGTGGATGTCACCTACCCAGGGCAGCCCCATCCGCTGAAGAAGACGGGGCCCTCCACCAAgtcagtaaaggacagaaaagaagcCAAACCAAaacccaccacacccagctcacagGCCAGTGAagagattttgaagaaaaatgtaaagaaagaagaattgCAGAAAATATTTAGTTCCAATGAGACAGATGAAGAAAGCCAAAAGCCATTTGATGTTCAGGACACTTTACCTGGCCACACAAAAGCTGGACCTTCAACACAGCAGAGTGGCCGCCCAGTGTTCGCAGTGCAGACAGAGGAGGCCAGGGCGCGGGATCAGCTGCCAGCTGCCGCCCCTGGGGCCCAAGGCAGACGCCTAGAACCTCAGGTGCCTGGGCCTGGTGGGAAAGCCTCTTCTCCCCCAGCCAGAGAAGAAAACGTGGGGAAACAGGTAACGGAAAGACACTCAAAGGCCAAAGGGGGCATCTTGGAAGATCAGGTACCAGTGAGAGACGAGAAGAAGGCAGACGTCTCTGGAGAGAAGGCCGCAGGACCACAGCCTGAGGAGAGGGGCCAGGCCACTGAAGACGCAGCGCCCTGCAGGgaagcccagggccacacacagG AGCCCGCCCAGGCCCCAGCGCCCCCCAAGCCAAATGACACCACCACCTACAAGAACCTGCAGCATCACGACTACAACACGTACACATTCCTCGACCTGAACCGGGACCTCTCCCAGTTCAGGATGCCTCAGCCCTCTTCTGGACGTGAGTCCCCTCGGCACTGA
- the Ndufv3 gene encoding NADH dehydrogenase [ubiquinone] flavoprotein 3, mitochondrial isoform X3 — translation MAASLVLRRGRAGPLKTMLLEARVFRGFASTASLCAESGKNEKGHSLNPKKQSPPKKPAQAPAPPKPNDTTTYKNLQHHDYNTYTFLDLNRDLSQFRMPQPSSGRESPRH, via the exons ATGGCTGCTTCGCTGGTGCTGCGGCGAGGACGAGCTGGGCCGCTGAAG ACTATGCTCCTAGAAGCACGAGTATTTCGAGGATTTGCCTCTACAGCTTCTCTCTGTGCAGAATCAGGGAAGAATGAAAAGGGACATTCACTAAATCCCAAGAAGCAAAGTCCACCAAAAA AGCCCGCCCAGGCCCCAGCGCCCCCCAAGCCAAATGACACCACCACCTACAAGAACCTGCAGCATCACGACTACAACACGTACACATTCCTCGACCTGAACCGGGACCTCTCCCAGTTCAGGATGCCTCAGCCCTCTTCTGGACGTGAGTCCCCTCGGCACTGA
- the Ndufv3 gene encoding NADH dehydrogenase [ubiquinone] flavoprotein 3, mitochondrial isoform X2 — MLLEARVFRGFASTASLCAESGKNEKGHSLNPKKQSPPKNVVEPKERVKPLTPQTAAAPPDSLSPPRPPLPCGSRGGTLASPHPSGSRLLSEEGPLQRFSRKTLVEFPQKVLPAFQEQGSDSKVHQVPGHQRDDSSSSSSSSSSSSSSSSDSESDEEGDVPEVSPPGVSKGKGQFSKPEATRPFEKKDPKATASAKENTGVQRPPVDVTYPGQPHPLKKTGPSTKSVKDRKEAKPKPTTPSSQASEEILKKNVKKEELQKIFSSNETDEESQKPFDVQDTLPGHTKAGPSTQQSGRPVFAVQTEEARARDQLPAAAPGAQGRRLEPQVPGPGGKASSPPAREENVGKQVTERHSKAKGGILEDQVPVRDEKKADVSGEKAAGPQPEERGQATEDAAPCREAQGHTQEPAQAPAPPKPNDTTTYKNLQHHDYNTYTFLDLNRDLSQFRMPQPSSGRESPRH, encoded by the exons ATGCTCCTAGAAGCACGAGTATTTCGAGGATTTGCCTCTACAGCTTCTCTCTGTGCAGAATCAGGGAAGAATGAAAAGGGACATTCACTAAATCCCAAGAAGCAAAGTCCACCAAAAA ATGTAGTGGAACCAAAGGAGAGGGTCAAGCCACTAACCCCCCAGACTGCAGCTGCACCGCCTGACAGCCTGTCTCCACCCCGTCCTCCCCTGCCATGTGGGAGCAGAGGCGGGACACTAGCTAGCCCCCACCCCAGTGGCAGCAGGCTGCTCTCAGAGGAAGGGCCCCTGCAGCGTTTTTCGAGGAAGACTTTGGTAGAATTTCCTCAAAAGGTCCTGCCTGCATTCCAAGAACAGGGTTCTGACTCCAAGGTTCATCAGGTTCCTGGGCACCAGAGGGACGActcgtcctcctcctcttcctcctcctcctcctcctcatccagCTCCTCCGATTCAGAGTCTGACGAGGAGGGGGATGTCCCAGAAGTTAGTCCCCCAGGGGTGAGCAAAGGCAAGGGACAGTTTTCAAAGCCAGAGGCCACCCGCCCCTTTGAGAAGAAAGACCCCAAAGCCACGGCATCTGCAAAAgagaatactggggtgcagaggccaCCCGTGGATGTCACCTACCCAGGGCAGCCCCATCCGCTGAAGAAGACGGGGCCCTCCACCAAgtcagtaaaggacagaaaagaagcCAAACCAAaacccaccacacccagctcacagGCCAGTGAagagattttgaagaaaaatgtaaagaaagaagaattgCAGAAAATATTTAGTTCCAATGAGACAGATGAAGAAAGCCAAAAGCCATTTGATGTTCAGGACACTTTACCTGGCCACACAAAAGCTGGACCTTCAACACAGCAGAGTGGCCGCCCAGTGTTCGCAGTGCAGACAGAGGAGGCCAGGGCGCGGGATCAGCTGCCAGCTGCCGCCCCTGGGGCCCAAGGCAGACGCCTAGAACCTCAGGTGCCTGGGCCTGGTGGGAAAGCCTCTTCTCCCCCAGCCAGAGAAGAAAACGTGGGGAAACAGGTAACGGAAAGACACTCAAAGGCCAAAGGGGGCATCTTGGAAGATCAGGTACCAGTGAGAGACGAGAAGAAGGCAGACGTCTCTGGAGAGAAGGCCGCAGGACCACAGCCTGAGGAGAGGGGCCAGGCCACTGAAGACGCAGCGCCCTGCAGGgaagcccagggccacacacagG AGCCCGCCCAGGCCCCAGCGCCCCCCAAGCCAAATGACACCACCACCTACAAGAACCTGCAGCATCACGACTACAACACGTACACATTCCTCGACCTGAACCGGGACCTCTCCCAGTTCAGGATGCCTCAGCCCTCTTCTGGACGTGAGTCCCCTCGGCACTGA